The following coding sequences lie in one Myxococcus xanthus genomic window:
- a CDS encoding DNA-3-methyladenine glycosylase — translation MNWLPESFYARPALVVARELLGALLVVEEGGQRRVGRIVETEAYIGEHDLACHAAKGLTPRTEVMFGPAGVAYVYLIYGMHHCFNVVTDATGAGAAVLVRAVEPVEGLPPGTRTDGPGRLCKALGLTRAHNRRGLCTPVLHLRPGTPVPESAVSRGPRIGVDYAGTWAAEPFRLWVRDSQHVSKGPPPGRRKPA, via the coding sequence GTGAACTGGTTGCCGGAGTCTTTCTACGCCCGTCCCGCGCTGGTGGTCGCGCGGGAGCTGCTCGGCGCCTTGCTGGTGGTGGAGGAGGGCGGGCAGCGCCGGGTGGGCCGCATCGTGGAGACGGAGGCCTATATCGGCGAGCACGACCTGGCGTGCCACGCGGCCAAGGGACTCACCCCTCGCACCGAGGTCATGTTCGGACCGGCCGGCGTGGCGTACGTCTATCTGATTTATGGCATGCACCACTGCTTCAACGTGGTGACGGATGCCACGGGGGCGGGCGCGGCGGTGCTGGTGCGGGCGGTGGAGCCGGTGGAGGGCCTGCCCCCGGGGACGCGCACGGACGGGCCGGGCCGCCTGTGCAAGGCGCTGGGCCTCACCCGAGCGCACAACCGGCGGGGCCTGTGCACGCCCGTGCTGCACTTGCGACCCGGGACGCCTGTTCCCGAGTCAGCCGTGTCCCGGGGGCCTCGGATTGGCGTGGATTACGCTGGGACCTGGGCCGCCGAACCCTTCCGGTTGTGGGTCCGGGACAGTCAACACGTCAGCAAGGGGCCGCCACCGGGGCGCCGCAAGCCCGCTTGA
- a CDS encoding RNA polymerase sigma factor, with protein sequence MSDEAVMGEDRQLLARAQDGDVSAFEALVDAHRDKVYGLALRMTRSEADAAEITQDTFLSAYQHLKDFRGDAAFGSWVHRIAANHALMRLRHRRVAQAAEQELQGPEFTERGSLADYPQTDWSRDAEEKALDAELGSAIQQASDRLPEGYREVFLLKDVEGLSYEQIAEATGDSIPAIKSRLHRARLALREAIDAFYNRDSREL encoded by the coding sequence ATGTCCGACGAGGCCGTCATGGGCGAGGACCGTCAGCTCCTCGCTCGCGCACAGGATGGGGATGTTTCCGCCTTCGAGGCCCTGGTGGATGCCCACCGGGACAAGGTGTATGGCCTGGCGCTCCGGATGACCCGTTCGGAAGCCGACGCGGCCGAAATCACCCAGGACACCTTCCTGTCCGCCTACCAACACCTGAAGGATTTCCGGGGGGATGCGGCCTTCGGTTCCTGGGTGCACCGCATCGCCGCCAACCATGCGCTCATGCGCCTGCGCCACCGCCGCGTGGCCCAGGCAGCCGAGCAGGAGCTCCAGGGCCCGGAGTTCACCGAGCGGGGCTCCCTGGCGGATTATCCCCAGACGGATTGGAGCCGGGACGCCGAGGAGAAGGCCCTGGACGCCGAGCTGGGCTCCGCCATCCAGCAAGCCTCGGACCGCCTGCCCGAGGGGTACCGGGAGGTCTTCCTCTTGAAAGACGTGGAGGGCCTCAGTTACGAACAGATTGCAGAGGCGACGGGGGACTCCATCCCCGCCATCAAGAGCCGGTTGCACCGGGCACGGCTCGCGCTCCGTGAAGCCATCGACGCTTTCTACAACCGGGATAGCCGCGAGTTGTGA
- a CDS encoding anti-sigma factor family protein, which translates to MKRDEALGIIERNEGAPQPAEVRMYNCKDSINLLLQFLDGEMSPEDTQHLREHLRGCSPCVDFLRTYRATPGLCKKALVAKMPKEVSEKLTEFLRSKIKSAS; encoded by the coding sequence GTGAAACGCGACGAAGCGCTCGGCATCATCGAGAGGAACGAGGGCGCGCCGCAGCCAGCCGAGGTTCGGATGTACAACTGCAAAGATTCCATCAACCTCCTGCTGCAATTCCTCGACGGAGAGATGTCTCCCGAGGACACACAGCACTTACGTGAGCACCTGCGCGGTTGCAGTCCCTGTGTGGACTTCCTGCGCACCTACCGGGCCACACCCGGGCTGTGCAAGAAGGCGCTGGTGGCGAAGATGCCGAAGGAAGTCTCCGAGAAGCTCACCGAGTTCCTTCGCTCCAAAATCAAGTCCGCCTCGTGA
- a CDS encoding radical SAM protein: protein MNLKSLSLQELEAALAPLSPSPAAVRKVFAAVFAHGAQSVEDVASARQVPRRVGDHLRAHAEMPKLAIVERRRADDGFVKYLFDSPLGGRIEAVRIPIFDEKYVICVSSQVGCALACDFCMTGKLGFKRNLQTWEILDQVLQVREEADRPVRGVVFMGMGEPLLNYKETLRAADILRHPAGFSIAGEAITFSTAGHVPAIRRYVREGHPYRLAFSVTSAIAEKRAKVLPIEKTHPLPELIAAIREYSEVRRERAMIAYVAISGFNMGREDAEALKVAFEGIRIKVDLIDVTDPTGKYLPPTPEELSAFRDHLQILKSPVARRYSGGKEIGAACGTLAATQYGGTVMPRPAEAPPSTTP, encoded by the coding sequence GTGAACCTGAAGTCCTTGTCGTTGCAGGAGTTGGAGGCCGCGCTCGCGCCGCTCTCCCCGTCGCCCGCCGCCGTCCGCAAGGTGTTCGCGGCCGTCTTCGCCCACGGTGCGCAGTCCGTGGAGGACGTCGCTTCGGCCCGTCAGGTGCCGCGCCGCGTGGGAGACCACCTGCGTGCCCACGCGGAGATGCCGAAGCTGGCAATCGTCGAGCGCCGCCGCGCGGACGACGGCTTCGTGAAGTACCTCTTCGACTCGCCGCTGGGCGGACGTATCGAAGCGGTCCGCATCCCCATCTTCGATGAGAAGTACGTCATCTGCGTCTCCAGCCAGGTGGGCTGTGCGCTGGCGTGCGACTTCTGCATGACGGGGAAGTTGGGCTTCAAAAGGAACCTCCAGACCTGGGAGATATTGGACCAGGTGCTCCAGGTCCGGGAGGAAGCGGACCGGCCGGTGCGCGGCGTCGTCTTCATGGGGATGGGGGAGCCGCTGCTCAACTACAAGGAGACGCTGCGGGCCGCGGACATCCTGCGGCACCCTGCGGGGTTCTCCATCGCGGGCGAGGCGATTACCTTCTCCACGGCGGGCCATGTGCCGGCGATCCGCCGCTACGTGCGCGAAGGGCATCCGTACCGGCTGGCCTTCTCCGTGACGAGCGCCATCGCGGAGAAGCGGGCGAAGGTGCTGCCGATTGAGAAGACGCACCCGCTGCCGGAGCTCATCGCCGCCATCCGCGAGTACAGCGAGGTGCGGCGCGAGCGGGCGATGATCGCCTATGTCGCCATCAGCGGCTTCAACATGGGGCGCGAGGACGCCGAGGCGCTGAAGGTCGCCTTCGAGGGCATCCGCATCAAGGTGGACCTCATCGACGTGACGGACCCCACCGGGAAGTACCTGCCGCCCACGCCCGAGGAGCTGAGCGCCTTCCGCGACCACCTCCAGATTCTCAAGTCGCCGGTGGCGCGTCGGTACTCCGGTGGCAAGGAGATTGGCGCGGCGTGTGGCACGCTGGCGGCCACGCAGTATGGCGGCACGGTGATGCCGCGGCCCGCCGAGGCGCCTCCGTCCACGACGCCATGA
- a CDS encoding DedA family protein: MVEYIDQLISALGPLGLLVLGLAAMLEYVVPPFPGDTITLLGGVYAVRGSQPWVLVFLVVTVGSVVGAAINYAVGHWLAKRFDAHPERSFLGITHARLEQVQARMRVNGPWLLLVNRFLPGIRGLIFVAAGASRMPRFNALALGAVSAMAHTGLVLGLGAAVGGNLERLTALVTRYQYAVVGLVVIGAIGVGIRMLARRRAPAPGP; encoded by the coding sequence ATGGTGGAATACATCGACCAGCTCATCTCGGCCCTGGGGCCCCTGGGCCTGCTCGTGCTGGGGCTGGCGGCGATGCTGGAGTACGTCGTGCCGCCCTTTCCCGGAGACACCATCACCCTGCTGGGGGGCGTGTACGCGGTGCGTGGTTCGCAGCCGTGGGTGCTCGTCTTCCTGGTGGTGACGGTGGGCAGTGTGGTGGGCGCGGCCATCAACTACGCGGTGGGGCACTGGCTGGCGAAGCGCTTCGACGCCCACCCCGAACGCAGCTTCTTGGGCATCACCCATGCGCGGCTGGAGCAGGTTCAAGCGCGCATGCGCGTGAATGGGCCGTGGCTGCTGCTGGTGAATCGGTTCCTGCCGGGCATCCGGGGCCTCATCTTTGTCGCCGCGGGCGCCTCTCGCATGCCGCGCTTCAACGCGCTGGCGCTGGGCGCGGTGTCCGCCATGGCACATACCGGGCTGGTGCTGGGGCTGGGCGCGGCGGTGGGCGGCAATCTGGAGCGGCTGACGGCGCTCGTCACCCGGTACCAGTACGCGGTGGTGGGACTGGTCGTCATTGGCGCCATTGGCGTGGGCATCCGGATGTTGGCCCGGCGCCGTGCCCCCGCGCCGGGGCCTTGA
- a CDS encoding ABC transporter substrate-binding protein, whose product MGAKRYLFTFGLAAGLVSALLLGGMLRAVSGAPLPNATWAVVLLATPALYLAGGYLAWFRWAAQRRQVRRQVMARLAEGDLTTTVGPRYEGHEDVRRLILSLRRALAQVQRVTANLHRTSTDVSGQARMLLEAARRQGGAVERTLEAVSGMGGSLQVAGKRVHQLEVFAVDTTGALLEMTERLEQVVDSLAQVNTFAHNTTSLMQAMAERMANIAASGDELGRFASEAEDFVAAVEGGIDSVRRRANETNQLAIAVTATAERGEVLVGDSVKGMYRVEETVRKAAELMEMLGTRSTEIGRIVDVIQEIADQTNLLALNAAIIAAQAGVQGRPFGVVANEIRNLAERTTRSTREIGAMVAGVRDAVQTAVALVQEGRERATAGVALGDRAAEALVEIRTITQRTFTAVEATVAETQRLEAQGATVVEASRRVALRVENVTRMAIEQSGHARELLRQTQEMARVGQGASQKAEAQARTGRDLSESVVRLSAALEELRSANVVLTKADASIREEVAQVREDARRVIRIGDGLTRTVDQLGHEAEGLEAEVYHFKLPTPHSGGTLRVGMHQAASLRNRQAVDPLFSVENQVSELTSCVFSTLVRREDGGLEPDLAERWDADPSARRYRFYLRRGVTFHDGTLLTASDVKRHLERLLDPALRSPDRSLLEDVEGAPEYAAGMARDVSGLEVLDDHTLEIRLREPKAFFLQLMALTATAVARTDANGRLVGTGPFRLLALEPEHVVLERNPSYWRPGGPMVDRLEFLLAGSRKEAVALLRQGAVDLVSFLDTEHVELPGLEAFQLAASTTPSTAFVVLNHREAPFDDVRVRRALRAGMDIPAMVSQFHPGARVARSLTPPELLDDADMGPAPVPDVALAERLLREAGLRRLRLTLHRPTGNDHSAEDAVLFRPLLQAGLLELRYVEMSREEYTAQVTEGRLPAFRNRWLADYPDPDTFLYFLLHSNAQTVFPMGYRNPELDRLTAEARVSIDPELRRQLYLRAEQLFQEDCPLIPLYHDRAHAAATPAVQSLRLHQTPPQVRFEDLWVDPNAAT is encoded by the coding sequence ATGGGCGCCAAACGGTACCTGTTCACGTTCGGCCTGGCGGCAGGGCTGGTCTCCGCGCTCCTCCTGGGGGGGATGCTGCGAGCCGTGTCCGGGGCGCCGCTTCCGAATGCCACCTGGGCGGTGGTGCTGCTCGCCACGCCCGCGCTCTATCTGGCGGGGGGATACCTCGCGTGGTTCCGCTGGGCGGCGCAGCGGCGGCAGGTGCGCCGGCAGGTGATGGCGCGGCTGGCGGAGGGCGACCTCACCACCACGGTGGGGCCGCGCTATGAAGGCCACGAGGACGTGCGCCGCCTCATCCTGTCCCTGCGGCGCGCCCTGGCGCAGGTGCAGCGGGTGACGGCCAACCTGCACCGCACCAGCACGGACGTGAGCGGGCAGGCCCGGATGCTGCTGGAGGCCGCGCGGCGGCAGGGCGGCGCGGTGGAGCGCACGCTGGAGGCCGTCAGCGGAATGGGCGGCAGCCTCCAGGTGGCAGGCAAGCGGGTACACCAACTGGAGGTCTTCGCCGTCGACACCACCGGCGCGCTGCTGGAGATGACGGAGCGGCTGGAGCAGGTGGTGGACTCGCTGGCCCAGGTCAACACCTTCGCCCACAACACCACGTCGCTGATGCAGGCCATGGCCGAACGGATGGCCAACATCGCCGCGTCCGGTGACGAACTGGGCCGCTTCGCCAGCGAGGCCGAGGACTTCGTCGCCGCCGTGGAAGGCGGCATCGATTCCGTGCGCCGCCGTGCCAATGAGACGAACCAGTTGGCCATCGCCGTGACGGCCACCGCCGAGCGCGGCGAGGTGCTGGTGGGCGACAGCGTCAAGGGCATGTACCGGGTGGAGGAGACGGTCCGGAAGGCCGCCGAGCTGATGGAGATGCTGGGCACGCGCTCGACGGAAATCGGCCGCATCGTCGACGTCATCCAGGAGATTGCGGACCAGACCAACCTGCTGGCCCTCAATGCCGCCATCATCGCCGCCCAGGCGGGCGTGCAGGGGCGGCCCTTCGGCGTGGTGGCCAACGAGATTCGCAACCTGGCCGAGCGCACCACGCGCTCCACCCGCGAAATCGGCGCCATGGTGGCGGGCGTGCGCGACGCCGTGCAGACGGCGGTGGCGCTGGTGCAGGAAGGCCGCGAGCGAGCCACCGCCGGTGTGGCCCTGGGCGACCGCGCCGCCGAGGCCCTGGTGGAGATTCGCACCATCACCCAGCGCACCTTCACCGCCGTTGAAGCCACGGTGGCGGAGACGCAACGGCTGGAGGCGCAGGGGGCCACGGTCGTTGAAGCCAGCCGCCGCGTGGCCCTGCGGGTGGAGAACGTCACGCGCATGGCCATTGAACAGTCCGGCCACGCGCGCGAGCTGCTGCGCCAGACACAGGAGATGGCCCGCGTGGGCCAGGGCGCCTCGCAGAAGGCGGAGGCCCAGGCGCGCACCGGGCGCGACCTCTCCGAGTCGGTGGTGCGGCTGAGCGCCGCCCTGGAGGAGCTGCGCTCCGCCAACGTGGTGCTCACCAAGGCAGACGCCTCCATCCGCGAGGAAGTCGCCCAGGTGCGCGAGGACGCACGCCGGGTCATCCGCATCGGCGACGGGCTGACGCGAACGGTGGACCAACTGGGCCACGAAGCAGAGGGCCTGGAAGCGGAGGTGTACCACTTCAAGCTCCCCACGCCCCACTCCGGCGGGACGCTGCGCGTGGGCATGCACCAGGCCGCGTCGCTGCGAAACCGCCAGGCGGTGGACCCGCTCTTCAGCGTGGAGAACCAGGTCTCCGAGCTCACCTCGTGCGTGTTCTCCACACTGGTGCGCAGAGAGGACGGCGGGCTGGAGCCCGACCTGGCCGAGCGCTGGGACGCAGACCCTTCCGCGCGCCGCTACCGCTTCTACCTGCGCCGTGGCGTCACCTTCCACGACGGCACGCTGCTAACGGCGAGCGACGTGAAGCGCCACCTGGAGCGGCTGCTGGACCCGGCGCTCCGCTCGCCCGACCGGAGCCTCTTGGAGGACGTGGAGGGCGCGCCGGAGTACGCCGCTGGCATGGCGCGCGACGTGTCCGGCCTGGAAGTGCTGGACGACCACACGCTGGAGATTCGCCTCCGCGAGCCCAAGGCGTTCTTCCTCCAGTTGATGGCGCTCACCGCCACCGCGGTGGCCCGGACGGACGCCAACGGGCGGCTGGTGGGCACCGGGCCGTTCCGGCTCCTCGCCCTGGAACCCGAGCACGTGGTGCTGGAGCGGAACCCCTCTTACTGGCGTCCGGGCGGACCGATGGTGGACCGGCTGGAGTTCCTGCTCGCCGGTTCTCGTAAGGAAGCGGTGGCGCTGCTGCGCCAGGGGGCGGTGGACCTGGTGTCGTTCCTCGACACGGAGCATGTGGAGCTGCCCGGCCTGGAGGCCTTCCAGCTTGCCGCGAGCACCACGCCCTCCACGGCCTTCGTCGTGCTCAACCACCGGGAGGCGCCCTTCGACGACGTGAGGGTCCGTCGCGCACTCCGCGCGGGCATGGACATCCCGGCCATGGTGAGCCAGTTCCACCCCGGCGCGCGCGTGGCTCGCTCGCTGACCCCACCCGAGCTGCTGGATGACGCGGACATGGGACCCGCGCCCGTACCGGACGTGGCCCTCGCCGAGCGGCTGCTGCGAGAGGCAGGCCTGCGCAGGCTGCGGCTGACGCTCCACCGTCCCACCGGCAATGACCACTCCGCGGAGGACGCGGTGCTCTTCCGCCCGCTGCTCCAGGCCGGGCTGCTGGAGCTGCGCTACGTGGAGATGTCGCGCGAGGAATACACGGCCCAGGTGACCGAGGGCCGCCTCCCCGCCTTCCGCAACCGCTGGCTGGCCGACTACCCGGACCCGGACACCTTCCTGTACTTCCTCCTCCACTCCAACGCCCAGACGGTGTTCCCCATGGGCTACCGGAACCCGGAGCTGGACCGCCTCACCGCCGAGGCCCGCGTCTCCATCGACCCGGAGCTGCGCCGTCAGCTCTATCTGCGCGCGGAGCAGCTCTTCCAGGAGGACTGCCCCCTCATCCCGCTGTACCACGACCGCGCCCACGCGGCCGCGACCCCCGCGGTCCAAAGCCTGCGGCTGCACCAGACGCCGCCCCAGGTGCGCTTCGAAGACCTCTGGGTCGACCCGAACGCCGCCACCTGA
- a CDS encoding lasso peptide biosynthesis protein, producing the protein MATLLALLLLTLPVKPENPGSAGAPPASQADSTRYVFAWRGVPVGTVTLKLEPGRFTYVSQHLHTRAGKAGARRREQSLAVDAQGRVRGSPAVPQALWLWKGVPAVGCVVGREELTGREGPHCVTRVEDRRVEGTLLGTAFQARYGADGQMEALEVGDSRFTVAAPGERLRAPPELFADGLPVEGARGALSLEPPLDVPARPAGLTPWNAAAARALAAEVHAAFPEKTPGGADWSEDGEGEAGGCLAHALRFAAGARARGVKVALVHGLLVVDGGPARPHAWVRVALSKGGTLDLDPTSLDEVSPQTHLPIALAEAQGPALEAGARWLSLLRGAHRVVRRP; encoded by the coding sequence GTGGCCACCCTGCTTGCCCTGCTGCTGCTGACGCTCCCGGTAAAGCCAGAGAATCCTGGTAGCGCTGGCGCGCCACCCGCGTCCCAGGCGGATTCCACGCGTTACGTCTTCGCCTGGCGCGGCGTGCCGGTAGGCACGGTGACGCTGAAGCTGGAGCCGGGCCGTTTTACCTACGTCAGCCAGCACCTGCACACCCGCGCCGGAAAGGCGGGAGCGCGCCGCCGGGAGCAGTCCCTGGCGGTGGATGCCCAGGGGCGGGTGCGTGGCTCGCCGGCGGTGCCGCAGGCGCTGTGGCTCTGGAAGGGCGTGCCCGCCGTGGGGTGTGTCGTGGGGCGGGAGGAGCTGACGGGCCGCGAGGGCCCACACTGCGTCACCCGCGTGGAGGACCGGCGCGTGGAGGGAACGTTGTTGGGGACGGCCTTCCAGGCCCGCTATGGGGCGGACGGCCAGATGGAGGCGCTGGAGGTGGGCGACTCGCGCTTCACCGTGGCCGCGCCTGGGGAGCGGCTGCGCGCGCCTCCCGAGCTTTTCGCGGACGGACTGCCCGTGGAGGGGGCCCGAGGCGCGCTGTCGCTGGAGCCGCCGCTCGACGTTCCAGCGCGGCCGGCGGGGCTGACGCCGTGGAATGCGGCGGCGGCGCGGGCGCTGGCTGCCGAGGTCCACGCGGCCTTCCCGGAGAAGACGCCCGGTGGTGCGGACTGGAGCGAGGACGGCGAGGGCGAGGCGGGCGGGTGCCTGGCGCACGCGCTGCGCTTCGCGGCGGGGGCCCGTGCTCGGGGCGTGAAGGTGGCGCTGGTGCACGGGCTGCTGGTGGTGGACGGCGGGCCGGCGCGCCCCCACGCCTGGGTGCGCGTGGCGCTGTCGAAGGGCGGGACGTTGGATTTGGACCCGACGTCCCTGGACGAGGTGTCACCGCAGACGCACCTGCCCATCGCCCTGGCGGAGGCGCAGGGCCCCGCGCTGGAGGCGGGGGCGCGCTGGCTGTCGCTGCTGCGCGGGGCGCACCGGGTGGTGCGCCGGCCGTGA
- a CDS encoding arginine N-succinyltransferase: MLVLRDVQKTDLPGLKRLAAVLNTVNLPNNEETLSAIVDTSVKSFAGKVKNPFEREYLFVLEDVRNSLIIGTSMIIAQHGTYEAPHIYYEVSEREHYSASLSRHLRHKVLSIAYNYEGPTEVGGLVVDPPYRATPDKPGKQLSYGRFLFIAMHRRLFRPRVLAELLPPLLPDGRSLLWEACGKKFTGLTYQEADRLSRQNKEFIKELFPASDIYASLFPARVQKVLGEVGPQTRGVQRMLERIGFKYMERIDPFDGGPHFEADTADISLVRKFRTLKVAEEDFDLEGDDVLVAAENDSGRNRFRAVRCQARLENTQAFLPARAKEVLDIQAGAKVSIIPFE; encoded by the coding sequence ATGCTTGTCCTGCGTGACGTCCAGAAGACCGACCTGCCCGGGCTCAAAAGGCTCGCGGCCGTGCTGAACACGGTGAACCTGCCGAACAACGAGGAAACGCTGTCGGCCATCGTGGACACGTCGGTGAAGAGCTTCGCGGGCAAGGTGAAGAACCCCTTCGAGCGCGAGTACCTCTTCGTGCTCGAAGACGTGCGCAACAGCCTCATCATCGGCACGTCGATGATCATCGCGCAGCACGGCACCTATGAGGCTCCGCACATCTATTACGAGGTGAGCGAGCGCGAGCACTACTCCGCGTCCCTCTCCCGTCACCTTCGCCACAAGGTCCTCTCCATCGCCTACAACTACGAGGGCCCCACCGAGGTGGGCGGCCTCGTCGTGGACCCGCCCTACCGCGCCACGCCGGACAAGCCCGGCAAGCAGCTGTCCTACGGGCGCTTCCTCTTCATCGCCATGCACCGGCGGCTCTTCCGCCCTCGCGTGCTGGCGGAGCTGCTGCCGCCGCTGCTGCCGGACGGCCGCAGCCTCTTGTGGGAGGCCTGCGGCAAGAAGTTCACCGGCCTCACCTACCAGGAGGCGGACCGCCTCAGCCGGCAGAACAAGGAGTTCATCAAGGAGCTCTTCCCCGCCTCGGACATCTACGCGTCGCTCTTCCCCGCGCGCGTACAGAAGGTCCTGGGCGAGGTGGGCCCGCAGACGCGCGGCGTGCAGCGCATGCTGGAGCGCATCGGCTTCAAGTACATGGAGCGCATCGACCCGTTCGACGGCGGTCCCCACTTCGAGGCCGACACCGCCGACATCTCCCTGGTGCGCAAGTTCCGTACGCTCAAGGTGGCGGAGGAGGACTTCGACCTGGAGGGGGATGACGTCCTCGTCGCGGCGGAGAATGACTCCGGCCGCAACCGTTTCCGCGCCGTGCGCTGCCAGGCCCGGCTGGAGAACACCCAGGCCTTCCTGCCCGCGCGAGCCAAGGAGGTCCTGGACATCCAGGCCGGCGCGAAGGTGTCCATCATCCCCTTCGAATAA